Sequence from the Nitrospinota bacterium genome:
CGGATAGCGAAGTGTGTTCTTAACTTTCTGCGATGGCTTGAGCTATGGCGTAATTGTTGTCATGCGACAGGGAAATATGGATGGTTTTGATTTCTAATTGCTTCGCTATTTCTTTCCCTTTTCCGGACAAAGTTACCAGAGGTTTTCCGGTTTTCGTATTGGTGACCTCAATGTCCTTGAAAGATACTTCCTGGTCCATTCCTGTTCCCAGACATTTCATCACGGCTTCCTTGGCGGCAAAACGGGCGGCAAAATGGATGCTGGGTTCGGCCCTCGCTTGACAATAAAGGATTTCGTTCGCTGTGAAAATCTTTTCTTCAAACCGGGTCGCATATTTTTCCAGGGACTTTTTTATTCGGGCCACTTCGACGATGTCTACTCCTGTTCCGATGATCATAAAAGGTTCCGGGTATCAAAGAGAATCTGAGAAAATCGTATTATTGCAAATCCAGTGAACTGAAACCAATCCTTTATTGGGGAACAGAAATGCAGGGCATTTCCAGGGCCGTTTCGATTTCTTCCCTGGACATCGCCCCATTTCGAACGATGAGGGGAGGCGACAGGGCTACGTCCAGAACGGTGGATTCCTTTCCACTGGTTGCGGGGCCTCCGTCGATAATCAGGTCCACCTGGGACCCGAGCGTTTCCTGTACTTCTTCCGCAGTCGTGGCATTTGCAGATCCGCTGATATTGGCGCTGGTCGCGGTTATGGGATAACCAATTCCTGCCAAGAGTTTGCGGACCTGTTCATTACCCGGCTGACGGATTCCTATTTTACCTGTATTTGCAGTCAACTGGGTCGGCAAATGAGGGTGGGCGGAAAATAAAATCGTTAACGGGCCCGGCCAAAGTTTCTTGATTAAAATTTTTGCTGTTGG
This genomic interval carries:
- the acpS gene encoding holo-ACP synthase, with protein sequence MIIGTGVDIVEVARIKKSLEKYATRFEEKIFTANEILYCQARAEPSIHFAARFAAKEAVMKCLGTGMDQEVSFKDIEVTNTKTGKPLVTLSGKGKEIAKQLEIKTIHISLSHDNNYAIAQAIAES
- a CDS encoding L-threonylcarbamoyladenylate synthase, yielding MPKIIKIDFDNETVFQAQVVKIKRVLNLGGVIAFPTDTFYGLGANPFHKKALSRIFKIKQRPEDKPLLVLISTIHQVSILALEINPTAKILIKKLWPGPLTILFSAHPHLPTQLTANTGKIGIRQPGNEQVRKLLAGIGYPITATSANISGSANATTAEEVQETLGSQVDLIIDGGPATSGKESTVLDVALSPPLIVRNGAMSREEIETALEMPCISVPQ